A stretch of the Bdellovibrio sp. 22V genome encodes the following:
- a CDS encoding ATP-binding cassette domain-containing protein, whose amino-acid sequence MISTSNVSLRFGGKKLFEDVNVKFTPGNCYGLIGANGAGKSTFLKVLSKEIEPNTGEVHIAADLRLSILKQDHYAYDNFTVLKTVLMGNSKLYKVMEEKDALYAKADFSEADGVRASELETEFAELNGWEAESEAGVMLAGLGIHEDAHQKLMKEMNAGEKVKVLLAQALFGKPDILLLDEPTNHLDIYAIQWLEEFLFNFENTVIVISHDRHFLNKVCTHIADIDYGKVTTYTGNYDFWREASELKQRLLSDQNKKSAEKAEELKSFIARFSANASKSRQASSRQKQLEKLEFNDLPASSRRQPFIGFDIKRELGNDVLTVQGLTKTFEGETLLKNVNFTLKKGDKVVLLGKNDLAKTLLLEIIAGEMNADAGSYTWGITTNRSYFPTDNSKYFQGEEATLVDWLRQYSEDKDESFLRGFLGKMLFSGNDALKQPNVLSGGEKVRCMFSKMMLSGANILILDGPTNHLDLESITAVNEGLKRFKGTVIFTSHDHELIQTVANRVIELEGGVVYDNHITYEEYLALKK is encoded by the coding sequence ATGATTAGTACGTCCAATGTCAGCCTTAGATTCGGTGGAAAAAAACTTTTTGAAGACGTGAATGTCAAATTCACGCCCGGCAATTGTTATGGCCTTATTGGCGCCAACGGTGCCGGAAAATCCACTTTCCTCAAAGTTCTTTCCAAAGAAATCGAGCCGAACACGGGCGAAGTCCACATCGCCGCTGACTTGCGTCTTTCGATCTTGAAACAAGATCACTACGCTTACGATAACTTTACGGTTCTAAAGACCGTGCTCATGGGAAATTCAAAGCTCTACAAAGTCATGGAGGAAAAAGACGCTCTTTATGCCAAGGCGGATTTTTCCGAAGCAGATGGCGTGCGCGCTTCTGAACTCGAAACAGAGTTTGCGGAATTAAACGGCTGGGAAGCGGAATCCGAAGCGGGCGTCATGCTGGCGGGCTTAGGCATTCACGAAGATGCCCACCAAAAACTAATGAAAGAAATGAACGCCGGCGAAAAAGTAAAAGTTCTTTTGGCACAAGCCTTGTTTGGCAAGCCCGACATTCTTTTGCTCGACGAGCCGACGAATCACTTGGATATCTACGCTATTCAGTGGCTTGAAGAGTTTCTGTTCAACTTTGAAAACACCGTCATCGTTATTTCGCATGACCGTCACTTCTTGAACAAGGTGTGCACGCACATCGCAGACATCGACTATGGCAAGGTCACGACTTACACTGGTAACTACGATTTCTGGAGAGAAGCTAGCGAACTCAAGCAACGCCTCTTGAGTGATCAGAACAAGAAAAGCGCTGAAAAAGCGGAAGAACTTAAAAGCTTCATCGCCCGCTTTAGCGCGAATGCTTCAAAGTCTCGCCAGGCCTCCTCACGCCAAAAACAACTTGAGAAGCTTGAGTTCAATGACCTTCCCGCTTCATCACGACGTCAACCCTTCATTGGTTTTGATATCAAACGTGAGTTAGGTAATGACGTCTTGACCGTTCAAGGTCTGACGAAAACTTTCGAAGGCGAGACGTTGCTCAAGAACGTTAACTTTACTCTCAAAAAAGGCGACAAGGTTGTTCTTTTGGGTAAGAACGACTTGGCGAAAACACTTCTTCTGGAAATCATCGCAGGGGAAATGAACGCGGATGCGGGCTCATACACCTGGGGAATCACGACAAATCGCAGTTACTTTCCAACGGACAACTCAAAATACTTCCAAGGCGAAGAAGCGACTTTGGTCGACTGGCTTCGTCAATACTCTGAAGATAAGGACGAATCTTTCTTACGTGGCTTCTTAGGGAAAATGTTATTCAGCGGAAACGACGCTCTGAAACAGCCGAATGTGCTTTCTGGAGGCGAAAAGGTTCGCTGCATGTTCTCTAAAATGATGTTGTCTGGTGCGAATATTTTGATTCTCGACGGACCAACGAATCACTTGGATTTGGAAAGCATCACAGCGGTGAACGAAGGGCTTAAACGCTTTAAAGGCACGGTGATCTTTACATCTCACGACCACGAGTTGATTCAGACTGTGGCAAACCGTGTGATCGAGCTCGAAGGTGGCGTGGTCTATGACAACCACATCACCTACGAGGAATATCTGGCTTTAAAGAAATAA
- a CDS encoding extensin family protein: MTKNNFTPHNFLKGNNTHFSKLTKMLASAVVLVSMSTLISCANASGDGDWASGEPDTSQGIPDTETPSPGTTTPTPSPVPTDPADPSIHFSMLPKIAQLAHGPGQTWNGCDKNAMVMGGYGSTTKCGNGTLHPAFAVHLNKHFFGCVEVAARAADMKQPDRVFLTHWGTYVNRNARNSSSLSMHALARAIDIVKFVVYDRDGKSVQISTNVKDFKGNTVKFYNSFRQCWKDTMPSKCRPGQREYSGSIGIPGSALGGNSLHNDHIHLSFPTCAG, from the coding sequence ATGACAAAAAACAACTTTACACCACACAATTTTTTAAAAGGTAACAATACTCACTTTTCAAAACTGACAAAGATGTTGGCCTCTGCCGTTGTTCTTGTTTCCATGTCGACTCTTATTAGTTGTGCGAATGCCAGCGGAGACGGTGATTGGGCCTCAGGAGAGCCCGACACTTCGCAAGGGATTCCAGATACTGAGACGCCCTCACCAGGGACGACAACTCCGACACCAAGTCCTGTACCCACGGATCCCGCCGATCCAAGCATCCATTTCTCTATGTTGCCAAAAATCGCGCAGCTAGCACATGGGCCAGGGCAAACATGGAATGGCTGCGATAAAAATGCTATGGTCATGGGCGGATACGGAAGCACCACGAAGTGCGGTAACGGGACTTTGCACCCGGCATTCGCTGTTCATTTGAACAAGCACTTCTTTGGATGCGTGGAAGTCGCAGCGAGAGCGGCAGATATGAAACAACCAGACCGCGTTTTTCTTACGCACTGGGGAACATACGTGAATAGAAATGCACGAAACTCTTCCAGTTTAAGTATGCATGCTTTGGCTAGAGCGATCGATATCGTGAAGTTCGTCGTTTATGACCGTGACGGGAAATCCGTGCAAATCAGCACGAACGTCAAAGACTTTAAAGGTAACACGGTCAAGTTCTACAACTCTTTTAGACAGTGTTGGAAAGACACGATGCCATCGAAGTGCCGGCCCGGCCAAAGAGAGTATTCAGGATCCATCGGAATTCCTGGTTCGGCTCTAGGCGGAAACAGTCTGCATAACGACCATATCCATCTTTCTTTTCCAACATGCGCGGGGTAA
- a CDS encoding L,D-transpeptidase yields MKNVQQIASLALSLLLVISNPVAAQPVKGQPAQKDANTTNMIEELNPFDPNVEEILEYYDRIYEEETGKSAHLEDLDVNDIIGLASCYRSSCNVWAQVVKSSQRMYLYVNGSLRGSWAVSTGISGYGTPNFDRHPNGRIYDRYTSSKFPGGDYNGLGNMPYAVFITGGFALHGTPRGNWPKLGQRASHGCIRMHPDNAYMFNRLVRQYGKTNVWITVQ; encoded by the coding sequence ATGAAAAACGTACAGCAAATAGCATCTCTCGCTCTCTCTCTCCTTTTGGTCATTTCAAATCCTGTGGCCGCACAACCGGTGAAAGGACAACCGGCACAGAAAGACGCCAACACCACTAACATGATTGAAGAACTCAATCCCTTCGATCCGAATGTCGAAGAGATCCTAGAGTACTACGATAGAATTTACGAAGAAGAGACTGGTAAGTCCGCGCATCTTGAAGATCTCGATGTGAACGACATCATCGGTCTTGCAAGTTGCTATCGAAGTTCATGCAACGTGTGGGCGCAAGTCGTGAAGTCATCACAAAGAATGTATCTTTACGTGAATGGCTCCCTTCGTGGTTCATGGGCTGTCTCGACAGGGATTTCAGGATACGGCACTCCAAATTTTGACAGACATCCCAATGGACGTATCTATGACCGATACACTTCATCGAAGTTTCCCGGTGGTGATTACAACGGTTTAGGCAACATGCCTTATGCTGTTTTTATCACAGGTGGTTTCGCGCTTCACGGAACTCCTCGGGGCAACTGGCCGAAGTTAGGTCAACGGGCATCGCACGGTTGTATCCGTATGCATCCTGACAATGCTTACATGTTCAATCGTCTTGTCCGACAATACGGCAAAACCAATGTGTGGATCACGGTTCAATAA
- a CDS encoding paraquat-inducible protein A, with the protein MEQSNGFVVCHVCSRHIPIENGKDNSVVCDRCGARNRIKPKTTQLTLAYSLTALILYLPANVFPFMTIELYGNRNTSTIWTGIVALMDTGYWPIAVIVFLASLVIPFLKLAILFYLSFTAKNSRNKKLKTRLYQIVEAIGRWSMLDIFLLAVLVAIMKLGPWTTVRPEIGSVMFALVVIFTMLASAYFDPQIIWEDENGKET; encoded by the coding sequence ATGGAACAATCTAATGGTTTTGTTGTCTGTCACGTGTGCTCTCGCCATATTCCCATAGAAAATGGAAAAGATAATTCCGTGGTCTGCGACCGTTGTGGCGCGCGCAATCGTATCAAGCCGAAGACAACCCAGTTAACTCTTGCATACTCACTGACCGCTTTAATTCTGTATCTCCCCGCAAACGTTTTCCCTTTTATGACGATTGAACTTTATGGCAACAGAAATACTTCGACGATTTGGACCGGCATTGTCGCTTTGATGGATACGGGCTATTGGCCCATTGCCGTGATTGTGTTCTTGGCCAGTCTGGTGATTCCTTTCCTAAAACTAGCGATTCTTTTTTATTTATCTTTTACGGCGAAGAATTCCCGCAACAAAAAACTCAAAACGCGTCTTTATCAAATTGTCGAAGCCATTGGACGCTGGTCGATGCTCGATATTTTTCTGCTCGCAGTCCTAGTTGCGATTATGAAATTGGGCCCTTGGACAACAGTTCGTCCTGAAATCGGCTCCGTGATGTTTGCTTTAGTTGTGATTTTCACAATGCTCGCCTCTGCATATTTCGACCCGCAAATTATTTGGGAAGATGAAAATGGCAAAGAGACTTAA
- a CDS encoding MlaD family protein, translated as MAKRLKSIFSLFRSNWFVWLFPLFAIGISAWLFVEYLDERGPMIKISFDDGASIQPDKTYIRFRGVPIGVVKKIEISDDRKSVIAYARLKKAAAVFAVEGSRFWLVAPKVTLQGVSGLETLTEGTYIAVQPGDSGNRIKKYFKGKEDSDTKDPLEDTVSYFLESPNVDSLNDGDSVTFRGLRVGSITKVSLNKTGQLAIVQINVPYKYVRLIRTNTVFWKKVAVQARLGIFKSELKINSFESILHGGVELFTPETPGEIAKAQSKFPLLAAPPKDWEKWNPKLTSD; from the coding sequence ATGGCAAAGAGACTTAAATCCATTTTTTCACTCTTTCGTTCTAACTGGTTTGTATGGCTTTTTCCTTTATTTGCCATCGGGATATCCGCTTGGCTTTTTGTGGAGTATCTTGATGAGCGCGGGCCCATGATTAAAATTTCTTTTGACGATGGGGCTTCGATCCAGCCAGACAAAACATACATTCGCTTTCGTGGAGTTCCGATTGGCGTCGTTAAAAAAATTGAAATCTCTGACGACCGTAAGTCCGTCATCGCTTACGCAAGACTTAAGAAAGCAGCCGCCGTGTTTGCTGTCGAGGGCTCTCGCTTTTGGCTGGTGGCACCTAAAGTCACTCTGCAAGGAGTCAGCGGTTTAGAAACCCTGACCGAAGGAACCTATATTGCCGTTCAGCCCGGTGATTCTGGAAACAGAATTAAAAAATATTTCAAAGGCAAAGAAGACTCTGACACCAAAGATCCTTTAGAGGACACCGTTTCATACTTTCTGGAATCTCCTAACGTGGATTCACTGAATGACGGCGACTCGGTGACATTTCGGGGGCTCAGAGTGGGCTCGATCACGAAAGTAAGCTTGAACAAGACCGGACAGCTCGCCATTGTGCAAATCAATGTTCCTTACAAATATGTGCGGTTGATCAGAACCAACACCGTGTTCTGGAAGAAAGTCGCTGTTCAAGCCCGACTTGGAATTTTCAAATCAGAACTTAAAATAAATTCCTTCGAGTCCATACTTCACGGCGGAGTGGAACTTTTCACACCGGAGACTCCCGGCGAGATAGCTAAGGCACAAAGCAAATTTCCGTTGCTGGCGGCTCCTCCCAAAGACTGGGAAAAGTGGAATCCAAAACTGACATCTGATTAA
- a CDS encoding PQQ-dependent sugar dehydrogenase has translation MKKIFSLFWITLAFAGCNDNSSSTTKGNPFQKPSVDNPPTLTRTDFLTGLDSPWDMAFTPDGTMFFTEKCKGLSVRKNDGTVAHLFGTTGASLVAEDLFCEGQSGMNGVALDPDYANNRTLYVYMASNLSTNPRTNRVVKLVVDSDFGTASERTDIVTDISYKNAANNWGSAGSHSGGRIRFGPDGFLYITTGDNHNGPLPQDANKLGGKVLRVTTAGAAAPGNTPPAGGDARIFTYGHRNPQGISFHPATAQPFISEHGPEHSDEVTPLVVGGNGGWDPKPDPGVT, from the coding sequence ATGAAAAAAATATTTTCTCTTTTTTGGATCACTCTCGCCTTTGCGGGATGTAATGACAACAGCTCTTCCACCACGAAGGGAAATCCATTTCAAAAACCGAGCGTAGACAATCCTCCAACTCTCACCCGGACGGATTTTCTTACGGGACTTGATTCTCCCTGGGATATGGCGTTTACGCCCGATGGAACCATGTTCTTTACAGAAAAATGCAAAGGACTTTCAGTCAGAAAGAACGACGGAACTGTCGCGCATCTGTTTGGCACGACTGGCGCCTCCCTGGTTGCTGAAGATCTTTTTTGCGAAGGTCAGTCCGGAATGAATGGCGTAGCTCTTGATCCTGACTACGCTAACAACAGAACTCTTTACGTTTACATGGCTTCAAATCTCTCGACGAACCCAAGAACGAATCGTGTCGTTAAACTTGTCGTCGATTCGGATTTTGGCACAGCCTCTGAGCGAACTGATATCGTGACGGATATTTCCTATAAGAACGCCGCGAACAATTGGGGAAGTGCCGGTTCACACAGTGGCGGTCGTATTCGTTTCGGTCCCGATGGGTTCCTCTACATAACAACGGGAGACAATCACAACGGTCCCCTTCCGCAAGACGCAAACAAACTGGGCGGAAAAGTTTTGCGCGTGACGACTGCAGGTGCTGCGGCTCCGGGAAATACTCCACCCGCAGGAGGCGATGCCCGCATTTTTACTTATGGGCATCGAAATCCGCAGGGTATCTCTTTTCACCCGGCGACAGCACAGCCTTTTATTTCAGAACATGGTCCTGAACACAGCGATGAGGTGACCCCTCTTGTTGTGGGTGGCAACGGAGGCTGGGATCCGAAACCAGATCCAGGTGTTACTTGA
- a CDS encoding PQQ-dependent sugar dehydrogenase, with amino-acid sequence MLLDNYCGYISNNKEGIPTPMTDLKKFPNAMKPVKVYADSIGMSDSTFLTGPQWKGWSNAMAVGSLAGQKVDILIMDEKGEVSETVKADLPDARMRALVQGPDGSLYIATDEGTIWKVTPQ; translated from the coding sequence GTGTTACTTGACAATTACTGCGGTTACATCTCGAATAATAAAGAAGGTATTCCGACCCCCATGACGGATCTAAAAAAGTTTCCGAATGCGATGAAGCCGGTCAAAGTCTACGCGGACTCTATTGGCATGAGTGATTCCACTTTCTTAACGGGTCCTCAATGGAAAGGCTGGAGTAACGCTATGGCCGTGGGATCTCTCGCAGGCCAAAAAGTGGATATCCTGATTATGGATGAAAAAGGCGAAGTCTCTGAAACCGTGAAAGCGGATTTGCCTGACGCTCGCATGCGGGCTTTGGTGCAAGGACCTGATGGAAGCCTTTATATTGCCACCGACGAAGGCACTATTTGGAAGGTAACGCCTCAATAA